TGCGATGAAGCTTGATGGCCAGGCGATGCCCCGGCGCGCCAGACCGGGGCATCGCTTGGCCGCAACGACGGTTTGCGGATCATGGCTGCACGTGGCCAAGCTCTGCCCCAGCCACCGTTGGTTGCGGTCCGTCAATCAGCGGCTGACCGAGCCCGCCCCATTCCGAAAAACGCTCTCTTCGCTCCCGCCGCGGCGAGCAGGGCGATGGCCGGCATCAGCGGCGCGCGCATCCGCAGATCGGTCCAATAGGCGAGATGGACCAGAGTGAAACTGGCCGCGAGTGCCGCCGCAAACAACCAGGGCGAAGCCGTCATCCGCTCTGTGCCACTGGCGGTCGCGACGACAGCCAAAAAGAAAACAGCCAGATACCAAACGGCGGCTGCATACCTCGTCATGCGTGCGATGGCCGTTTCCGCGTCGCTCGTGGCGTGGGGCAGCACTCCCCACAGCGCGCCGAGGCGCAACAGCGAGGCATACACGAACATGGCTGGCTGCTCGCGGATGGTGTGCCAAGCCAACTCGTACTCGCGGCGGTCCTCGGCTACTTCGTCGCCGAGGCGCGACTCGTGCAGCCGTTCGTTCAGCCGGTCGGCGTGCCACACCGCGCGCCAGGGGGCGGTGCGCAGGAAATCGTAGTAGTCGGCGTTATTCCCCAACAGCAGCGTGTAGCCGCCGTGCGTCGTGGTGACGATCGGCTTGTTGAAACGAAGATCGTTCCGCACTGCCCACGGCGCCACCACGAGCGCCGCCGCCAGCAGCATCGTTGCCAGACACGTAAGGCGCTCTCGCACACCTCGCAACGTCCACGCCAGAGCGACGGCCACGAAGGCGAGCGATGCCACGAACGTCGGGCGACATAACGCCGCTAGGCCAAAGCTGGCCCCGGCAAGCGCCGTGAGAACGACGCGCCGGCGGCCGGTTGCCTGAGCGGCCGCACTGACGGCTGCCAGCGACAGAGTGGCCAAAAAGGCCGCCAAGGTCTCGGTCATCACGAACGTCGATTGATGGAGCAGGACCGGATCGCACGCCACGAGGCCGCCGGCCAAATACGAAAATTCCGCGAGTTGCCAACGGCGTGCCAGGTGGACCGTAAGGCAGACGGTCGCCAGGCCCAGCACGAAGTGGAGCGCAGCGATCGCGGCTTGCGAGTTCCAGGGCCCGGCTTCGCAGATCGTCAAGAGCAGCGGATAGAGCGGCGGCCG
Above is a window of Pirellulales bacterium DNA encoding:
- a CDS encoding glycosyltransferase family 39 protein produces the protein MSWLRRHFPADLCWFLTLVVIVRGGVLVARCSQLSADPDGYRVLARNVVEHGTLGRERQPTAYRPPLYPLLLTICEAGPWNSQAAIAALHFVLGLATVCLTVHLARRWQLAEFSYLAGGLVACDPVLLHQSTFVMTETLAAFLATLSLAAVSAAAQATGRRRVVLTALAGASFGLAALCRPTFVASLAFVAVALAWTLRGVRERLTCLATMLLAAALVVAPWAVRNDLRFNKPIVTTTHGGYTLLLGNNADYYDFLRTAPWRAVWHADRLNERLHESRLGDEVAEDRREYELAWHTIREQPAMFVYASLLRLGALWGVLPHATSDAETAIARMTRYAAAVWYLAVFFLAVVATASGTERMTASPWLFAAALAASFTLVHLAYWTDLRMRAPLMPAIALLAAAGAKRAFFGMGRARSAAD